In Flavobacterium endoglycinae, one DNA window encodes the following:
- a CDS encoding YihY/virulence factor BrkB family protein codes for MSKEIEDRIEKIPVVRSIARLFKRIKLPWLEGFSLYDLLEMYTLGILEGAFSYHASAVSFSFFMALFPFALFILNLIPYIPIENFQDDFLQFVQQNVPPNTFDAISKIISDILNNSHSGLLSSGFLLSIFLMANGINGILSGFESSKHVFDKRGFFRQYLVALAISLIMTFILFVTVAIIVVFEVFIQKTIIQDVLSDRIPLIILGRYLFVVLMILITSSILLRYGTKQYNKVPFISIGSVFTTVLFVISSFFFGIWVIKFSKYNELYGSIGTLLILMFYIWINCMILLLGFELNASIRKLKQKKEK; via the coding sequence ATGTCGAAAGAGATAGAAGATCGGATTGAGAAAATACCTGTGGTTCGTTCTATAGCCCGACTTTTTAAAAGAATAAAACTACCTTGGCTGGAAGGCTTTTCGCTGTATGATTTACTCGAAATGTATACTTTAGGAATTCTTGAAGGTGCATTTTCATATCATGCCAGCGCAGTTTCTTTTAGCTTTTTCATGGCTTTATTTCCTTTTGCACTCTTTATTTTAAACTTGATTCCGTACATTCCGATAGAAAATTTTCAAGATGACTTCCTGCAATTTGTGCAGCAGAATGTACCGCCAAATACTTTTGATGCCATTAGTAAAATCATCAGTGATATTTTAAATAATAGTCATTCGGGCTTATTATCATCGGGATTTTTGCTTTCGATTTTTTTAATGGCGAACGGAATTAACGGAATCCTGAGCGGTTTCGAATCTTCTAAACACGTTTTTGATAAACGTGGTTTCTTCAGGCAATATCTGGTTGCGCTCGCAATTTCCTTAATAATGACTTTTATATTGTTTGTGACAGTAGCAATAATTGTCGTTTTTGAGGTATTTATTCAAAAAACAATCATTCAGGATGTTCTAAGTGATCGCATTCCGCTGATTATTTTGGGACGATATTTGTTTGTGGTTTTAATGATTTTGATAACATCTTCAATATTATTGCGTTATGGTACAAAACAATATAATAAAGTGCCTTTTATAAGCATTGGATCTGTTTTTACCACAGTCTTATTTGTTATATCTTCGTTCTTTTTTGGGATTTGGGTTATAAAATTTTCAAAATATAATGAACTTTATGGTTCTATTGGGACATTATTAATTCTAATGTTTTATATTTGGATAAACTGTATGATTCTGCTTTTAGGGTTCGAATTGAACGCTTCTATCAGAAAATTAAAACAAAAAAAAGAAAAATAA
- the nadC gene encoding carboxylating nicotinate-nucleotide diphosphorylase produces MISEAQFQAELQLLISNAIREDVGTGDYSSLACIPDTAHGQAKLLVKDQGIIAGVELAKMIFEYVDPKLKVKTFIEDGTNVEYGEVVFEVSGSSQSILKAERVVLNTMQRMSAIATKTNQYVQLLEGTGAKILDTRKTTPNFRAAEKWAVKIGGGENHRFALYDMVMLKDNHIDFAGGITRAIAKTKEYLKENNLDLKIIVEARNLDEIREILQSEGVHRILIDNFNYEDTKTAVELIGNKCQTESSGNINEKTIREYALCGVNYISSGALTHSVYNMDLSLKAF; encoded by the coding sequence ATGATAAGCGAAGCTCAATTTCAAGCAGAATTACAACTTTTGATAAGCAATGCCATAAGAGAAGATGTTGGTACAGGCGATTATAGTTCGCTGGCCTGTATTCCTGATACCGCTCACGGTCAGGCAAAATTATTGGTAAAAGACCAAGGAATAATTGCTGGTGTTGAACTTGCCAAAATGATATTTGAATATGTAGATCCAAAATTGAAAGTAAAAACTTTTATTGAAGATGGAACGAATGTAGAATATGGCGAAGTTGTTTTTGAAGTTTCTGGAAGTTCACAATCTATTTTAAAAGCCGAAAGAGTAGTTTTGAATACGATGCAGAGAATGTCTGCAATTGCTACTAAAACCAATCAATACGTACAGCTTTTGGAAGGAACTGGAGCCAAAATATTGGATACTCGTAAAACCACTCCAAATTTCAGAGCTGCAGAAAAATGGGCTGTAAAAATTGGTGGAGGAGAGAACCATCGTTTTGCGCTTTACGATATGGTAATGTTAAAAGACAATCATATTGACTTTGCAGGTGGAATTACACGTGCCATTGCTAAAACAAAAGAATATTTAAAAGAAAACAATCTGGATTTAAAAATTATTGTTGAAGCTCGAAATTTAGACGAAATCAGAGAGATTTTGCAAAGCGAAGGCGTCCACAGAATCCTGATTGATAATTTTAATTATGAAGATACTAAAACTGCTGTAGAATTGATTGGCAATAAATGCCAGACGGAATCTTCAGGAAATATCAACGAAAAAACCATCCGCGAATATGCTTTATGCGGAGTAAATTATATTTCATCAGGAGCTTTAACGCATTCTGTTTACAACATGGATTTGAGTTTAAAGGCTTTTTAA
- the bla-B1-FLAV gene encoding subclass B1 metallo-beta-lactamase, with translation MRKLVSIILFLVIASNSFAQSKNSPLQISHLTGDFYVYKTYNDYNGVKISANALYLVTDKGVVLFDAPWDKTQFEPLIDSIKTKHNKDIVMVFATHSHDDRAGGLDFYRKKGIKTYSGNLTDKILKEKKEPRAEFVLPNDTTFTVGNHKFEVYYPGKGHAPDNIVVWFNKEKILYGACFIKSAEAEDLGYLGDSDVKEWEKSIKKVRYKFKNPKYVIPGHEGGTTSKSINHTLKLVQDYNLSKKGSPKTGK, from the coding sequence ATGCGAAAATTAGTATCGATAATTTTATTTCTGGTCATTGCTTCAAATAGCTTTGCACAGTCTAAGAATTCGCCATTACAAATAAGTCATCTTACGGGTGACTTTTATGTTTATAAAACCTATAATGATTATAATGGAGTGAAAATTTCTGCCAATGCTCTGTATCTGGTTACAGATAAAGGGGTTGTGCTTTTTGATGCTCCATGGGATAAAACACAGTTTGAACCTTTAATCGACAGTATAAAAACAAAACACAATAAAGATATTGTTATGGTTTTTGCGACGCATTCGCATGACGATCGTGCTGGCGGATTGGATTTTTATAGAAAAAAAGGAATCAAAACTTATTCAGGAAATTTAACTGACAAAATCCTTAAAGAAAAAAAAGAACCAAGAGCTGAATTTGTACTTCCAAACGATACCACATTTACAGTTGGAAATCATAAATTTGAAGTGTATTATCCAGGAAAAGGACATGCGCCAGATAATATTGTGGTTTGGTTTAATAAAGAGAAAATATTGTACGGAGCTTGTTTTATAAAAAGTGCCGAAGCCGAAGATTTGGGGTATTTGGGTGATTCTGATGTGAAAGAATGGGAAAAATCAATTAAAAAAGTTCGGTATAAATTCAAGAATCCGAAATATGTTATTCCGGGACATGAAGGCGGAACAACCAGTAAGTCTATAAATCATACCTTAAAATTGGTTCAGGATTATAATCTTTCAAAAAAGGGTTCCCCAAAAACTGGAAAGTAA
- a CDS encoding DUF6495 family protein encodes MKYARLTKEQFDELHNEFASFLATQAIDKAEWDLLKVNKPEVAEQELDIFSDLIWEGVLGRAEFLEHFSKNHIFLFQCFDTYVQSIVLKSLVPETDFLTKEGLQWLSDNMFTENIEMKVGKKVFTEERNVSIFELIKQGAFLSDGQLFTQINTILES; translated from the coding sequence ATGAAGTACGCAAGATTAACAAAAGAACAGTTTGATGAACTGCATAATGAATTTGCCAGTTTTTTAGCAACACAGGCAATTGATAAAGCAGAATGGGATTTACTAAAAGTAAATAAACCTGAAGTTGCAGAGCAGGAATTAGATATTTTTTCTGATTTAATATGGGAAGGCGTTTTAGGAAGAGCTGAGTTTTTGGAGCATTTTTCAAAAAATCATATTTTTTTATTTCAATGTTTTGATACTTATGTCCAATCTATAGTGCTAAAGTCATTAGTTCCTGAAACCGACTTTTTAACGAAAGAAGGTTTGCAGTGGCTGAGCGATAATATGTTTACAGAAAATATCGAAATGAAAGTGGGTAAAAAGGTATTTACTGAAGAAAGAAATGTTTCTATTTTTGAACTTATTAAGCAAGGCGCTTTTTTAAGTGACGGACAATTATTCACTCAAATAAATACAATTTTAGAATCTTAA
- a CDS encoding OsmC family protein produces MDTVSAKIDTRLYRTEITSASGNVLISDEPQQLGGKNLGLNPTELLASSLASCTLITLRMYINRKQWNVEEINVKIDFERDSERNCTSFTRRIEVIGEVDDEQRRRLETIANSCPIHKTLTNTIEIKTTLI; encoded by the coding sequence ATGGATACTGTTTCGGCAAAAATAGATACACGTTTGTATCGCACAGAAATCACTTCTGCAAGTGGAAATGTTTTAATTTCAGATGAACCTCAGCAATTAGGCGGAAAAAATTTAGGTTTAAATCCAACTGAACTTTTGGCTTCTTCATTGGCGTCTTGCACATTAATTACTTTACGAATGTATATTAATCGCAAACAATGGAACGTCGAAGAAATCAATGTCAAGATTGATTTTGAAAGAGATTCAGAACGAAATTGCACCTCATTTACCCGAAGAATTGAAGTAATAGGCGAAGTTGACGACGAGCAAAGACGTAGATTAGAGACGATTGCAAACAGTTGTCCAATTCACAAAACATTGACAAATACAATCGAAATCAAAACCACATTAATATAA
- the rpsF gene encoding 30S ribosomal protein S6 yields MNHYETVFILNPVLSEVQVKETVTKFEEFLTSRGAEMVSKEDWGLKKMAYEIQNKKSGFYHLFEFKVAGEVLVAFETEFRRDERVMRFLTVSLDKHAISWAERRRAKLKSTKA; encoded by the coding sequence ATGAATCATTATGAAACTGTTTTCATTTTAAATCCCGTTTTATCTGAGGTTCAGGTGAAGGAAACAGTAACGAAATTTGAAGAATTTCTTACTAGTAGAGGAGCTGAAATGGTATCGAAAGAGGATTGGGGTCTTAAAAAAATGGCTTACGAAATCCAAAACAAAAAAAGTGGTTTTTACCATTTATTCGAATTCAAAGTAGCTGGAGAAGTTCTTGTAGCTTTTGAAACTGAATTCAGACGTGATGAAAGAGTTATGCGTTTCTTAACTGTAAGTTTAGATAAACATGCTATTTCATGGGCTGAGAGAAGAAGAGCAAAATTAAAATCTACTAAAGCGTAA
- a CDS encoding GNAT family N-acetyltransferase — MEIQQTNDTRRGSFDAIEDGKEAGKMTYTWAGDSKFIIDHTEVSPEFNGKGVGKKLVLAAVDYARANNVKIIPLCPFAKSVFDKVEEIRDVLFS, encoded by the coding sequence ATGGAAATTCAACAAACAAACGATACAAGAAGAGGCTCTTTTGACGCTATTGAAGACGGAAAAGAAGCTGGAAAAATGACATACACTTGGGCAGGAGATTCAAAATTCATCATTGACCATACAGAAGTGAGTCCGGAATTTAATGGAAAAGGTGTGGGTAAAAAACTGGTTTTAGCAGCAGTAGATTATGCTAGAGCCAATAATGTGAAAATTATTCCGCTTTGTCCTTTCGCGAAAAGCGTTTTCGATAAGGTCGAAGAAATTCGTGATGTACTTTTCTCTTAA
- a CDS encoding DUF2147 domain-containing protein, whose protein sequence is MKNLMLTIGVFFFALTMQSQSVIGKWKTIDDETGEAKSVVEIYEKSGKIYGKVVEITRESHKKDVCVKCEGAEKNKPILGMVIINGLKKDGSEYNGGTILDPTNGKKYKCYISLESADKLKLRGYIGISLMGRTQYWTRVKN, encoded by the coding sequence ATGAAAAATTTGATGCTAACTATCGGAGTGTTCTTCTTTGCCTTGACCATGCAAAGCCAAAGTGTAATTGGAAAATGGAAAACAATCGATGATGAAACAGGAGAAGCAAAGTCTGTAGTAGAGATCTATGAAAAGTCAGGAAAAATTTATGGTAAAGTGGTAGAAATTACACGTGAAAGCCATAAAAAAGACGTTTGTGTAAAATGCGAAGGAGCAGAAAAAAATAAGCCAATTTTAGGAATGGTTATCATTAACGGTCTTAAAAAAGACGGATCAGAATACAATGGAGGAACTATTTTGGATCCTACAAATGGCAAAAAATACAAATGCTATATTTCATTAGAGTCTGCTGATAAACTAAAACTTCGTGGATATATCGGAATTTCTTTAATGGGAAGAACCCAATACTGGACAAGAGTAAAAAATTAA
- a CDS encoding pirin family protein: MSNISLIIEERAANIGNFMVGRLLPFREKRAVGPFVFIDHMGPAHLSDHENMDVPPHPHIGLSTLTFLFEGSIMHRDSLGTELEIKPGAVNWMTAGKGIVHSERTPEYLRHSDKMLHGLQIWVALPKELEQMDPNFTHVEAQDIPAWEENGVSFKLIAGEAFGKKSPVPVYSPLYFIEIKSKEAQKINIGKDLFGESGLYILEGSIKSGEHVYDPKQILITTDSTLCEFEISENSTVYIFGGQPFPEEHFIFWNFVSSDKNLIEKAKQDWTAQTFPIVPGETEFVPLPEPRIK; encoded by the coding sequence ATGTCAAACATCAGTTTAATTATCGAAGAACGTGCTGCCAATATTGGCAATTTTATGGTTGGTAGATTATTGCCTTTCCGTGAAAAAAGAGCCGTTGGACCATTTGTATTTATCGATCATATGGGACCTGCTCATTTAAGTGACCATGAAAATATGGATGTTCCTCCGCATCCGCATATTGGACTTTCAACACTTACTTTTTTATTTGAAGGAAGTATAATGCACCGCGATAGTTTGGGAACAGAATTAGAAATAAAACCAGGCGCAGTTAACTGGATGACGGCTGGAAAAGGAATCGTTCACTCTGAAAGAACTCCTGAATATTTAAGACATTCAGATAAAATGCTTCACGGATTGCAGATTTGGGTGGCACTTCCAAAAGAATTGGAACAAATGGATCCGAATTTCACGCATGTTGAAGCACAAGATATTCCAGCTTGGGAAGAAAACGGAGTTTCTTTCAAATTGATTGCTGGTGAAGCTTTTGGGAAAAAATCACCAGTTCCAGTTTATAGTCCGTTGTATTTTATTGAAATTAAAAGCAAAGAAGCGCAAAAAATTAATATTGGAAAAGATTTATTTGGCGAAAGCGGATTGTATATTTTAGAAGGAAGCATCAAAAGCGGCGAACATGTTTACGATCCAAAACAGATATTAATTACAACCGACAGCACACTTTGTGAATTTGAAATTTCCGAAAATTCTACAGTTTATATTTTTGGAGGACAGCCGTTTCCTGAAGAACATTTTATCTTTTGGAACTTTGTTTCTTCGGATAAAAACCTCATCGAAAAAGCAAAACAAGATTGGACAGCTCAGACTTTCCCAATAGTTCCAGGCGAAACTGAATTTGTACCATTACCAGAACCAAGAATCAAATAA
- a CDS encoding LytR/AlgR family response regulator transcription factor — translation MKLNCVVVDDSSIQRTIIAKLVNNHPGLHLIGDFSNAIEAKSCISLNNIDLIFLDIEMPVINGFDFLDGLKSKPQIIFITSKAEYALKAFDYDATDYLQKPIAVDRFNASVKRAIDMHLLKKEVKEEEGEHIFIKSNLKKLKIFTAKIKWIEAFGDYVRVVTEDDSNLVLSTMKSFENDLSKDKFIRVHKSYIINIDKVERFNSKFAEIGITKIPLSRNKKEDLVKALSTSS, via the coding sequence ATGAAACTAAACTGTGTTGTTGTAGATGATAGTTCTATACAGAGGACAATTATTGCAAAATTAGTTAATAATCACCCAGGTTTGCACTTAATCGGGGACTTTTCTAATGCAATAGAAGCAAAAAGTTGTATCTCATTAAATAATATCGATTTAATATTTCTTGATATAGAAATGCCTGTTATTAACGGTTTTGACTTCCTTGATGGTTTAAAATCAAAACCGCAGATTATATTCATTACTTCTAAAGCCGAATATGCTTTAAAAGCTTTCGACTATGATGCCACTGATTACCTGCAAAAACCAATTGCGGTCGATCGTTTTAATGCTTCTGTAAAAAGAGCTATTGATATGCACCTTCTTAAAAAAGAAGTAAAAGAAGAAGAAGGCGAACATATTTTCATTAAAAGTAACCTTAAAAAACTAAAAATCTTTACAGCAAAAATCAAATGGATCGAAGCTTTTGGGGATTACGTAAGAGTGGTTACCGAAGATGATAGTAATTTGGTGCTTTCGACCATGAAATCATTTGAAAATGATTTATCGAAAGACAAATTCATTCGTGTTCACAAATCCTATATTATTAATATCGATAAAGTAGAACGCTTTAACAGCAAATTTGCCGAAATCGGAATTACCAAAATTCCGCTTAGCCGAAACAAAAAAGAAGATTTAGTAAAAGCATTGTCAACGTCGTCTTAA
- the rpsR gene encoding 30S ribosomal protein S18, producing the protein MSTIEQSAKGKKDGDIRYLTPLNIETNKTKKYCRFKKSGIKYIDYKDADFLLKFVNEQGKILPRRLTGTSLKYQRKVSVAVKRARHLALMPYVADLLK; encoded by the coding sequence ATGTCTACAATCGAACAATCTGCAAAAGGAAAAAAAGACGGAGATATCAGATATTTAACGCCTTTAAACATTGAAACTAACAAAACTAAAAAGTATTGCCGTTTCAAAAAATCAGGAATCAAATACATCGATTATAAAGATGCTGATTTCTTATTGAAATTCGTTAATGAGCAAGGAAAAATTCTTCCTCGTCGTTTAACTGGAACTTCATTAAAATACCAAAGAAAAGTTTCTGTAGCTGTAAAAAGAGCTCGTCACTTAGCTTTAATGCCATACGTGGCCGATTTATTAAAATAA
- the priA gene encoding replication restart helicase PriA, with product MHFIEVILPLSLAKTFTYRVSEAEFHFIKKGMRVVVPFGKSKMYTALVLDIHQNAPTLYDAKEIHQIIDEKPIATAEQIKHWLWIANYYMCSIGDVYRGAFPTGLLLESETIVTTKPDTLVNDSELADDEFLIYEALQHQSSLRVQDIVSILNKKNIFPILQKMISKDIIVLEEEIKETYKPKLVRYVKLHTKYESDTGLQELLEVLKSANKQKEIVLTYFQLSASEKKPITVKNLTEASNATPATIKALIEKEIFEEYFLQHDRVSFNGEKSEKELQLSDAQENAFKAIKNSFAEKEVCLLHGVTSSGKTEIYIKLIEEYLQTGRQVLYLLPEIALTTQLVSRLRLHFGDKVAVFHSKYSNNERVEVWKQTLENSEKAQIVIGARSALFLPFKDLGLLIVDEEHEQTFKQTDPAPRYHARDAAIVLANYHDAKVLLGSATPSIETYFNTQTDKYGLVTLSERYKNVRMPEIVLVDLKDKHFRKRMTGHFSDLLIEEIAEALSLGEQVILFQNRRGYSPIIECLTCGHVPHCQQCDVSLTYHKFKNQLRCHYCGYSIAKPTNCHSCSSIDLTTKGFGTEQIEQELAVLFPKAKTARMDQDTTRGKFGFEKIIDTFKNREIDILVGTQMLAKGLDFDNVSLVGIMNADNMLHHPDFRAFERSFQMMTQVAGRAGRSEKQGKVVIQTYNPNHNTIQQVTNHNYIGMYKEQLYDRQIYRYPPYFRIIKLTLKHRDYEKLKEGSMWLYQVLSQNLGMPVLGPEEPAISRIRNEYIRTILIKIPQNLHLGNTKKTIQKMLNSFEAVAQYRAVKVVVNVDFY from the coding sequence ATGCATTTTATTGAAGTCATTTTACCGCTTTCGTTAGCTAAAACATTTACATACCGTGTTTCTGAAGCTGAATTTCATTTCATAAAGAAAGGAATGCGCGTTGTAGTGCCTTTTGGTAAAAGTAAAATGTACACAGCATTGGTATTAGATATTCATCAAAATGCACCTACATTATATGATGCTAAAGAAATTCATCAGATTATTGATGAAAAACCAATAGCAACTGCAGAGCAAATTAAACATTGGCTTTGGATCGCTAATTATTATATGTGCAGTATTGGTGATGTCTATCGTGGTGCTTTTCCAACAGGTTTATTGCTAGAAAGTGAAACTATTGTCACAACAAAACCCGATACTCTTGTAAATGATTCTGAACTTGCCGATGATGAATTTTTAATTTATGAAGCCCTGCAGCATCAGAGTTCTTTGAGAGTTCAGGATATTGTTTCGATTCTGAATAAAAAGAATATCTTTCCAATTCTTCAAAAAATGATATCTAAAGATATTATTGTTTTGGAAGAAGAAATAAAAGAGACATACAAGCCTAAATTAGTGCGTTACGTGAAATTGCATACTAAGTATGAATCTGATACTGGTTTACAGGAACTGCTTGAGGTTTTAAAAAGTGCTAATAAGCAAAAGGAAATTGTTCTAACGTATTTTCAGCTTAGCGCTTCTGAAAAGAAACCAATTACTGTAAAGAATCTAACTGAAGCTTCAAATGCGACTCCGGCCACTATAAAAGCTTTAATTGAAAAAGAAATTTTCGAAGAGTATTTTTTACAGCACGACAGGGTTAGTTTTAATGGAGAAAAATCAGAAAAAGAACTCCAATTAAGCGATGCTCAGGAAAATGCGTTTAAAGCAATAAAAAACAGTTTTGCTGAAAAAGAAGTTTGCCTGCTTCATGGTGTAACTTCGAGTGGAAAAACCGAAATCTATATAAAATTAATTGAAGAATATCTGCAGACAGGAAGACAGGTTTTGTATCTGCTTCCTGAAATTGCACTTACTACACAATTGGTTTCGCGTCTGCGTCTTCATTTTGGTGATAAAGTAGCCGTTTTTCATTCGAAATACAGTAATAATGAAAGAGTTGAGGTTTGGAAACAGACACTCGAAAATTCTGAAAAAGCTCAAATTGTAATAGGAGCGAGGTCGGCTTTATTTCTGCCGTTTAAAGATCTGGGATTGTTAATTGTAGATGAAGAACATGAGCAGACTTTTAAACAAACCGATCCAGCGCCAAGATACCATGCAAGAGATGCAGCGATAGTTTTGGCAAATTACCATGATGCCAAAGTTTTATTAGGTTCTGCAACACCAAGTATAGAAACTTATTTTAATACCCAGACTGATAAATACGGTTTGGTAACACTTTCAGAACGTTATAAAAACGTTCGTATGCCTGAAATTGTTTTGGTTGATTTAAAAGATAAGCACTTCAGAAAAAGAATGACAGGGCATTTTAGTGATCTTTTAATAGAAGAAATTGCCGAAGCATTGTCATTAGGTGAGCAGGTGATACTGTTTCAAAATAGGAGAGGATATTCTCCTATTATAGAATGCCTTACTTGCGGGCACGTCCCTCATTGCCAGCAATGTGATGTGAGTTTGACATATCATAAATTTAAAAACCAGCTTCGTTGTCATTATTGTGGATATTCTATTGCAAAACCAACTAATTGTCATAGTTGTTCCAGTATCGATTTAACGACAAAAGGTTTTGGTACAGAGCAGATAGAGCAGGAGCTTGCTGTGCTTTTTCCTAAGGCGAAAACTGCTCGTATGGATCAAGATACAACGCGAGGCAAATTTGGTTTTGAAAAGATTATCGATACTTTTAAAAACAGAGAAATTGATATTTTGGTCGGCACACAAATGCTGGCAAAAGGTCTTGATTTTGATAATGTAAGTCTGGTCGGAATTATGAATGCAGATAATATGCTGCATCACCCTGATTTTAGAGCTTTTGAGCGCAGTTTTCAGATGATGACACAAGTGGCGGGAAGAGCTGGAAGATCAGAAAAACAAGGGAAAGTAGTTATTCAAACCTACAATCCAAACCACAACACAATCCAGCAGGTTACAAACCATAATTATATAGGTATGTACAAGGAACAGTTGTATGATAGACAGATTTATAGATATCCACCTTATTTTAGGATTATAAAACTGACCTTAAAACATCGTGATTATGAGAAATTAAAAGAAGGATCGATGTGGCTGTATCAGGTTTTAAGCCAGAACTTAGGAATGCCGGTTTTAGGACCTGAAGAACCTGCAATAAGCAGAATACGAAACGAATATATAAGGACTATTTTAATTAAGATTCCTCAGAACCTGCATTTAGGTAATACTAAAAAAACTATTCAGAAAATGCTGAATAGTTTTGAGGCTGTGGCTCAATACAGAGCTGTAAAAGTGGTTGTAAACGTCGATTTTTATTAA
- a CDS encoding DNA alkylation repair protein, whose amino-acid sequence MGLIKDIYSVSFYEKFGQAVAEVHPSFNKQKFIEAIYEGDFVQKEWKERMKHTTVVLHQFMPQNFAEAASLLDKIIENLKRNSFTDGNLAFIFFADYIEMYGIDDFETSVKAFVSITQFISCEFAVRPFILKYKERMINEMIKWSLHENHHVRRLASEGSRPRLPWAMAIPFLKKDPASILPILENLKNDPSEYVRRSVANNLNDIAKDNPQIVLEIASRWKGHSKETDGIIKHGCRTLLKQGHPEILGHYGLESTNIELSSFEIKTPKVKIGDYLQFHFHLNNKNKDPKTVRLEYAVHYKKAKGHLAKKVFKISEKIYHPNQLTKIERNQSFKLITTRVFHTGIHQLSIIINGTESDVLEFELTD is encoded by the coding sequence ATGGGATTAATTAAAGATATTTATTCAGTTTCTTTTTACGAAAAATTTGGTCAGGCTGTTGCCGAAGTGCATCCTTCATTCAATAAACAGAAATTTATTGAAGCCATTTACGAAGGTGATTTTGTGCAGAAAGAATGGAAAGAACGAATGAAACATACAACTGTTGTGCTTCATCAATTCATGCCTCAAAATTTTGCAGAAGCCGCTTCTTTACTTGATAAAATTATCGAAAACTTAAAGAGAAATAGCTTTACTGATGGAAATCTTGCTTTCATCTTCTTTGCCGATTATATCGAAATGTACGGTATAGATGATTTTGAAACTTCGGTAAAAGCATTTGTTTCTATAACACAATTTATAAGCTGTGAGTTTGCTGTTCGTCCATTTATTTTGAAATATAAAGAAAGAATGATCAACGAAATGATCAAATGGTCATTACACGAAAATCATCACGTTCGTAGATTAGCAAGCGAAGGTTCGAGACCGAGATTACCTTGGGCAATGGCGATTCCGTTTCTTAAAAAAGATCCTGCATCTATACTTCCTATTCTAGAAAATCTAAAAAATGATCCATCAGAATATGTTCGCAGAAGCGTTGCCAATAATTTAAATGATATTGCCAAAGATAATCCACAAATCGTACTTGAAATCGCTTCACGATGGAAAGGTCATAGCAAAGAAACCGATGGAATTATCAAGCACGGCTGCCGCACTTTATTAAAACAAGGACATCCTGAAATTTTAGGTCATTATGGTTTAGAAAGCACGAATATTGAACTTTCGTCTTTTGAAATCAAAACACCAAAAGTAAAAATTGGAGATTATCTGCAGTTTCATTTTCACTTAAATAATAAAAACAAAGACCCCAAAACAGTTCGCTTGGAATATGCCGTTCATTATAAAAAAGCAAAAGGACATTTGGCAAAGAAAGTCTTCAAAATCAGTGAAAAAATCTATCATCCCAATCAGTTAACAAAGATTGAAAGAAATCAATCTTTTAAATTAATTACAACACGTGTTTTTCATACCGGAATCCATCAATTATCAATTATTATTAACGGGACTGAAAGTGACGTTTTGGAGTTTGAATTGACGGATTAA
- the rplI gene encoding 50S ribosomal protein L9 codes for MELILKQDVQNLGFKDDVVSVKPGYGRNFLIPQGFATLATPSAKKVLAENLKQRAHKEAKIVADAKALAETLKALEIKLTAKAGGEKLFGSITNIDIAEALEKSGNAIDRKFITSGVVKRIGKYNATVRLHRDVIVELPYEIVAEK; via the coding sequence ATGGAACTTATTTTAAAACAAGACGTACAAAACTTAGGATTTAAAGATGATGTAGTATCTGTAAAACCAGGTTACGGACGTAACTTTTTAATTCCTCAAGGATTCGCTACTTTAGCAACTCCTTCTGCTAAAAAAGTTTTAGCTGAAAACCTAAAACAAAGAGCACACAAAGAAGCGAAAATTGTTGCTGATGCTAAAGCATTAGCTGAAACTTTAAAAGCTCTTGAAATTAAACTTACTGCAAAAGCTGGTGGAGAGAAACTTTTTGGTTCTATCACTAACATCGATATCGCTGAAGCTTTAGAGAAATCTGGAAATGCTATCGATAGAAAATTCATCACTAGCGGTGTTGTAAAACGTATTGGAAAATACAATGCTACAGTTCGTTTACACAGAGATGTAATCGTTGAATTACCATACGAAATTGTTGCTGAAAAGTAA